Proteins encoded within one genomic window of Guyparkeria hydrothermalis:
- a CDS encoding phosphatidate cytidylyltransferase — MITGTPLRLVTGIAAGLVSLAVILLAPERVFAGITLVVLGWAAVEWFRLCGLEPCQIWPWVLATVAVAVGWQVAWPEGQRAWLLGAVAMVWLALFVAQLRHRSERPANRPFWLRRLIGLIILPLFWLALVSIHAAPQGEWLLVFGILVVVVADSLAYFAGRAFGRRKLAPMISPGKSIEGVIGGLLGVAVLAAIGAVLPLFAATPSWLLAGWCVVVALASVGGDLEESRLKREAGVKDSGRVLPGHGGVLDRLDGQFAAMPLWWLGLWQMQLLGA, encoded by the coding sequence ATGATCACCGGCACGCCGTTGCGACTGGTGACCGGCATCGCCGCCGGTCTGGTATCGCTGGCCGTTATCCTGCTGGCCCCGGAACGAGTTTTCGCCGGTATCACGCTGGTGGTGCTCGGCTGGGCGGCGGTGGAATGGTTTCGTCTCTGCGGGCTCGAGCCATGCCAGATCTGGCCTTGGGTGCTCGCTACCGTGGCGGTGGCGGTCGGCTGGCAGGTGGCCTGGCCCGAAGGGCAGCGTGCCTGGCTGCTGGGCGCGGTCGCCATGGTCTGGCTGGCCTTGTTCGTCGCCCAGTTGCGTCATCGCAGCGAGCGCCCGGCCAACCGGCCGTTCTGGCTGCGTCGACTGATCGGCCTGATCATCCTGCCGCTGTTCTGGCTGGCGCTGGTGTCAATCCATGCCGCTCCGCAGGGCGAATGGCTGCTGGTCTTCGGCATCCTCGTGGTCGTGGTGGCCGACTCGCTGGCCTATTTCGCCGGCCGGGCATTCGGTCGGCGCAAGCTCGCTCCGATGATCAGCCCGGGGAAATCGATCGAGGGCGTGATCGGCGGTCTGCTCGGGGTGGCCGTGCTGGCCGCCATCGGCGCGGTGTTGCCGTTGTTTGCCGCCACCCCCAGTTGGTTGCTGGCCGGCTGGTGTGTCGTGGTGGCATTGGCCTCGGTGGGCGGTGATCTCGAAGAGTCCCGTCTGAAGCGGGAGGCGGGCGTAAAGGACAGTGGCCGGGTGCTGCCGGGACACGGCGGTGTGCTCGACCGGCTTGACGGGCAGTTCGCGGCCATGCCCCTTTGGTGGCTCGGCCTGTGGCAGATGCAGTTGCTGGGGGCGTGA
- the uppS gene encoding polyprenyl diphosphate synthase, whose translation MRARSNEHEPAPEFDRARLPRHVAIVMDGNGRWARARHLPRTVGHQRGRRAVRATIRAAMRRGVPLLTLFAFSSENWKRPIEEVDALMKLFINALEKELDELDENGVRLSFIGERSRLDEQVRGLMEAAESRTAGNDRLHLQIAVSYGGQWDILQAARRLAERQAETPVDLDDPETLRASFVAGLSTGDQQPPVDLFIRTGGEHRLSNFLLWQMAYAELYFTDVLWPLFDEAEFDRALAWFGNRDRRFGQVAEGGKA comes from the coding sequence GTGCGGGCGCGTAGCAACGAGCACGAGCCGGCGCCCGAATTCGACCGGGCGCGATTGCCGCGCCACGTGGCGATCGTCATGGATGGCAACGGTCGCTGGGCGCGCGCCCGGCACCTGCCTCGCACGGTGGGGCATCAGCGCGGCCGCCGCGCCGTGCGCGCCACCATCCGCGCTGCCATGCGCCGCGGCGTCCCCCTCCTGACCCTGTTCGCCTTCTCCTCCGAGAACTGGAAGCGCCCGATCGAGGAAGTCGATGCGCTGATGAAGCTGTTCATCAACGCCCTCGAGAAGGAGCTCGACGAGCTCGACGAGAACGGCGTCCGCCTCAGTTTCATCGGCGAGCGTTCGCGCCTCGATGAGCAGGTGCGCGGGCTGATGGAAGCGGCCGAGTCCCGCACGGCCGGGAATGACCGCCTCCATCTGCAGATCGCCGTCAGTTACGGCGGTCAGTGGGACATCCTTCAGGCCGCCCGCCGACTCGCGGAGCGACAGGCCGAGACCCCGGTCGATCTCGACGACCCGGAGACCTTGCGCGCATCCTTCGTTGCCGGACTTTCCACCGGTGACCAGCAGCCCCCCGTCGATCTGTTCATTCGAACTGGCGGCGAGCACCGTCTCAGCAACTTCCTCCTCTGGCAGATGGCCTACGCCGAGCTCTACTTCACCGACGTGCTCTGGCCGTTGTTCGACGAGGCCGAGTTCGACCGGGCCCTGGCCTGGTTCGGCAATCGCGACCGCCGCTTCGGTCAGGTCGCTGAAGGTGGCAAGGCATGA
- the frr gene encoding ribosome recycling factor yields the protein MIDDVVKDARSRMNKSIDALKGELAKIRTGRAHVSVLDHIHVEYYGSDVPLSQVAKLSTEDARTLAVTPWEKDMVGKIEKAIMTSDLGLNPATAGTVIRVPMPPLTEERRRELGKVVRHEGENTKIAIRNIRRDANNDLKAFLKEKEISEDEERRGQDTIQKLTDERVAEVDQIVAEKEKELMEV from the coding sequence ATGATTGACGACGTGGTCAAAGACGCCCGTTCGCGGATGAACAAGAGCATCGACGCACTCAAGGGCGAGCTTGCCAAGATCCGCACCGGCCGGGCGCATGTGAGCGTGCTCGACCATATCCACGTGGAGTACTACGGCAGCGATGTGCCGCTGTCCCAGGTCGCCAAGCTGTCGACCGAGGATGCGCGCACCCTGGCCGTCACCCCGTGGGAAAAGGACATGGTGGGCAAGATCGAGAAGGCGATCATGACCTCGGATCTGGGTCTCAACCCGGCCACCGCCGGCACCGTCATCCGCGTGCCGATGCCGCCGCTGACTGAAGAGCGCCGTCGCGAGCTGGGCAAGGTAGTCCGTCACGAGGGCGAGAACACCAAGATCGCCATCCGCAACATCCGTCGTGATGCCAACAACGACCTCAAGGCGTTCCTCAAGGAGAAGGAGATCTCCGAGGACGAGGAGCGCCGTGGCCAGGACACCATCCAGAAGCTGACCGACGAGCGGGTCGCCGAGGTGGACCAGATCGTGGCCGAGAAAGAAAAAGAGCTGATGGAAGTCTGA
- the pyrH gene encoding UMP kinase, which yields MQAAGSPRYRRVLLKLSGEALMGEQAFGIDPAVINRLGDDIQALRDQGVEVAVVVGGGNIFRGEGLADAGMDRVTGDQMGMLATVMNGLAMQDVLERRDLQVRVMSAVSIHAVCEDYIRRRAVRHLEKGRVVVLVGGTGNPFFTTDSGASLRAVELKADLMIKATKVDGVYSADPTTHADAERYDHLTYNAVLDQRLGVMDATAIVMCRDQHMPLMVVDINEPGNLVRAVAGETVGTLVTAENVKK from the coding sequence ATGCAAGCTGCCGGCTCCCCCCGCTACCGACGTGTCCTGCTCAAGCTCAGCGGTGAGGCGCTGATGGGTGAACAGGCGTTTGGCATCGACCCGGCGGTCATCAATCGGCTGGGTGACGACATCCAGGCCCTGCGCGACCAGGGTGTCGAGGTCGCGGTGGTCGTCGGAGGCGGCAACATCTTCCGCGGCGAGGGGCTGGCTGACGCCGGCATGGACCGGGTCACCGGCGACCAGATGGGCATGCTGGCGACCGTCATGAACGGCCTCGCCATGCAGGACGTGCTCGAACGCCGAGACCTGCAGGTGCGAGTGATGTCGGCGGTGTCCATCCATGCGGTCTGCGAGGATTACATCCGCCGCCGTGCCGTTCGCCACCTGGAGAAGGGGCGCGTAGTCGTACTGGTCGGCGGGACCGGCAATCCGTTCTTCACCACCGACTCGGGGGCAAGCCTGCGGGCGGTCGAACTCAAAGCCGATCTGATGATCAAGGCGACCAAGGTCGATGGGGTCTACAGTGCCGATCCAACCACCCATGCGGATGCGGAACGCTACGATCATTTGACGTACAATGCCGTGCTCGACCAGCGGCTGGGCGTCATGGACGCTACCGCGATCGTGATGTGTCGCGATCAGCATATGCCGCTGATGGTGGTTGACATCAATGAACCGGGGAACCTGGTGCGCGCCGTCGCCGGCGAGACCGTGGGAACCCTGGTGACAGCGGAGAACGTGAAGAAATGA
- the tsf gene encoding translation elongation factor Ts has protein sequence MAITASLVKELRERTGSGMMECKKALVETDGDIEAAIEQMRKSGLAKADKKADRVAAEGQVAIALSDDRKSAAMVEINSETDFVAKGDDFTGFAQGVADQILAGDPADLDAVNALQVDGEAADDRRKALVAKLGENIQIRRFVRIATSGVVGAYRHGERIGVLVELEGGSEELARDLAMHVAASQPTCVDESQVDEATLEKEREIFRAQAAESGKPPEIVEKMIEGRLRKFLAEITLVGQPFVKDPDQTVGQLLKKEGAKVARFERMEVGEGIEKEEADFAAEVMAQVKGS, from the coding sequence ATGGCAATTACCGCCTCTCTGGTCAAAGAGCTCCGCGAGCGCACCGGCTCGGGCATGATGGAGTGCAAGAAGGCACTGGTAGAGACCGACGGCGACATCGAGGCCGCGATCGAGCAGATGCGCAAGAGCGGCCTGGCAAAGGCCGACAAGAAGGCTGATCGCGTTGCCGCCGAAGGTCAGGTAGCCATCGCGCTCTCCGATGATCGCAAGAGCGCCGCCATGGTCGAGATCAACTCCGAGACCGACTTCGTGGCCAAGGGCGACGACTTCACCGGCTTCGCCCAGGGCGTTGCTGATCAGATCCTGGCCGGTGACCCGGCTGACCTAGACGCCGTCAACGCTCTTCAGGTGGACGGCGAGGCGGCCGATGATCGTCGCAAGGCGCTGGTCGCCAAGCTGGGTGAGAACATCCAGATCCGTCGCTTCGTTCGCATCGCCACCTCGGGCGTCGTCGGTGCCTACCGTCACGGCGAGCGGATCGGCGTGCTGGTCGAGCTTGAAGGCGGCAGCGAGGAGCTGGCGCGTGACCTGGCGATGCACGTCGCGGCCTCCCAACCGACCTGCGTCGACGAGTCCCAGGTCGACGAGGCGACCCTCGAGAAGGAGCGCGAGATCTTCCGTGCTCAGGCCGCTGAGTCGGGCAAGCCGCCGGAGATCGTCGAGAAGATGATCGAAGGCCGCCTGCGCAAGTTCCTGGCCGAGATCACCCTGGTCGGGCAGCCGTTCGTCAAGGACCCGGACCAGACCGTCGGCCAGCTCCTGAAGAAGGAGGGCGCCAAGGTCGCGCGCTTCGAGCGCATGGAGGTCGGCGAAGGCATCGAGAAAGAGGAAGCCGATTTCGCCGCCGAGGTGATGGCGCAGGTCAAGGGGAGCTGA
- the rpsB gene encoding 30S ribosomal protein S2, translating to MAKITMRQMIEAGVHFGHQTRYWNPGMAPYIFGQRNRIHIVNLEKTLPMFEDALNYVGKLAGNGGKIMFVGTKRSARDLVEQEAKRCGMPYVNHRWLGGMMTNFRTVRSSIRRLKALKQMEEDGSLAKLVKKEALETTRERAKLERSIGGIQDMERLPDALFVIDVGHEDIAIKEAKKLGIPVVAVVDTNNSAEGVDYVIPGNDDAIRAIQLYTTAVADAVLDAKGASSVSESDFVEVSDEEEAAK from the coding sequence ATGGCTAAAATCACGATGCGTCAGATGATCGAGGCCGGTGTCCACTTCGGTCACCAGACTCGATACTGGAACCCGGGCATGGCGCCCTACATCTTCGGTCAGCGCAACCGGATCCACATCGTCAACCTGGAAAAGACCCTGCCGATGTTCGAGGACGCCTTGAACTACGTCGGCAAGCTTGCAGGTAACGGCGGCAAGATCATGTTCGTCGGCACCAAGCGTTCCGCGCGCGACCTGGTCGAGCAGGAAGCCAAGCGCTGCGGCATGCCGTACGTCAACCACCGTTGGCTCGGCGGCATGATGACCAACTTCCGCACCGTTCGCTCCTCCATCCGCCGCCTGAAGGCGCTCAAGCAGATGGAAGAGGACGGCAGCCTGGCGAAGCTGGTCAAGAAGGAAGCGCTGGAAACCACCCGCGAGCGCGCCAAGCTCGAGCGTTCCATCGGCGGTATCCAGGACATGGAGCGCCTGCCGGACGCCCTGTTCGTCATCGACGTGGGCCACGAGGACATCGCCATCAAGGAAGCCAAGAAGCTTGGCATCCCGGTGGTTGCCGTAGTCGACACCAACAACAGCGCCGAAGGCGTTGACTACGTCATTCCGGGCAACGATGACGCCATCCGCGCCATCCAGCTCTACACCACCGCCGTGGCCGACGCGGTTCTGGACGCCAAGGGCGCTTCCAGCGTGAGCGAGTCGGACTTCGTCGAAGTGTCCGACGAGGAAGAAGCGGCCAAGTAA
- the glmM gene encoding phosphoglucosamine mutase: MVTRVFGTDGVRGAVGQYPMTPEFVLKLGWAAGKVLGDHGRRRVLIGKDTRVSGYMFESALEAGFAAAGVDVRLLGPMPTPAIAYLTRTLSASAGVVISASHNPFDDNGVKFFSAHGEKLPDAIEDDIQGLLDHELAVIDNRRLGKADRIEDAPGRYIEFCKSTVPNGMSLAGLRIVVDCAHGATYHVAPRVFAELGAEVEVIGAAPDGFNINEGVGSTHPETLQAAVQSSKADLGIAFDGDGDRVIMVDADGGIRDGDELLYVIAAGRIEQGYQGGVVGTLMSNLGLEQAIEALGRPFQRAKVGDRYVHEALKREQWLLGGESSGHLLCLDRHTTGDGIIAALQVLAEMARRDRSLTELLEPMSILPQTLINVRIEQPVSLEDPVIVEAVAAAERELAERGRVLLRPSGTEPLIRVMVEGESETQVCSVAETLAEVVRVHAAS; this comes from the coding sequence ATGGTGACGAGGGTGTTTGGAACCGACGGCGTGCGAGGGGCGGTGGGGCAGTACCCCATGACCCCCGAGTTCGTGCTCAAGCTGGGCTGGGCGGCCGGCAAGGTGCTGGGCGATCACGGCCGCCGGCGGGTGCTGATCGGCAAGGATACGCGCGTGTCCGGCTACATGTTCGAGTCGGCGCTCGAGGCCGGGTTCGCGGCGGCGGGCGTGGACGTGCGCCTGCTCGGTCCCATGCCCACTCCGGCCATCGCCTACCTGACGCGTACGCTGAGCGCCTCGGCCGGGGTCGTGATCAGTGCCTCGCACAATCCCTTTGACGATAACGGCGTGAAGTTCTTCTCCGCGCATGGGGAAAAGCTCCCGGACGCGATCGAGGACGACATTCAGGGGTTGCTCGACCACGAACTGGCCGTGATCGATAACCGCCGTCTGGGCAAGGCTGACCGCATCGAGGATGCGCCCGGGCGCTACATCGAGTTCTGCAAGAGCACCGTCCCCAACGGGATGAGCCTTGCCGGCCTGCGCATCGTGGTCGATTGTGCCCACGGCGCCACTTACCACGTCGCCCCGCGGGTTTTCGCCGAGCTGGGCGCCGAGGTCGAGGTGATCGGCGCCGCGCCCGACGGCTTCAATATCAACGAGGGCGTCGGCTCGACCCACCCGGAGACGTTGCAGGCGGCCGTGCAGTCGTCGAAGGCCGATCTCGGTATCGCGTTCGATGGCGATGGCGATCGGGTGATCATGGTGGATGCGGATGGCGGAATTCGTGACGGCGACGAGTTGCTGTACGTCATTGCCGCCGGTCGTATCGAGCAGGGTTATCAGGGTGGCGTCGTCGGCACCCTGATGAGCAACCTCGGGCTGGAGCAGGCAATCGAGGCACTCGGTCGGCCGTTCCAGCGCGCCAAGGTTGGCGATCGCTACGTCCACGAGGCGCTCAAGCGCGAGCAGTGGTTGCTGGGCGGTGAGTCCTCCGGCCACCTGCTGTGCCTCGACCGACACACCACCGGAGACGGCATCATCGCCGCCCTGCAGGTGCTCGCCGAGATGGCGCGCCGTGACCGCTCGTTGACCGAGCTGCTCGAGCCGATGAGCATTCTGCCGCAGACACTGATCAACGTGCGGATCGAACAGCCCGTGTCGCTCGAGGACCCGGTGATCGTCGAGGCAGTCGCGGCTGCCGAACGCGAACTGGCCGAGCGTGGCCGGGTGTTGCTGCGCCCGTCCGGTACCGAGCCGCTGATCCGCGTGATGGTCGAGGGTGAGTCCGAAACGCAGGTGTGCAGCGTGGCGGAAACCCTCGCCGAGGTAGTTCGTGTGCACGCGGCAAGCTGA
- a CDS encoding c-type cytochrome, whose amino-acid sequence MKQMRRSLIALAASGILAAPLMAQAAGDPAAGKEKYASCAACHGADGMGQGGAFPKLTGLSEDEAAKKLTAYRDGDQEYLKSVGLGSRYGTMAPNASGLSDEDIANLAAYIADEFGGAGGGDAAAADQGGDKGGEKAASAGIAQADIARGSALYSSCAICHGEQGEGGHLFSAPALKGMAASQVASLLKVYRKGTEMGPKSYAMIPQATHLSDADINNLAAYVATIGTDEEVPPNVEGN is encoded by the coding sequence ATGAAACAGATGCGTCGTTCACTCATCGCCCTTGCTGCCAGCGGCATCCTTGCCGCTCCGCTGATGGCCCAGGCCGCCGGCGATCCGGCTGCGGGCAAGGAAAAGTACGCTAGCTGTGCCGCTTGCCACGGTGCCGACGGTATGGGGCAGGGCGGGGCCTTCCCGAAGCTGACCGGCCTGAGCGAGGACGAAGCGGCCAAGAAGCTGACCGCTTACCGCGACGGTGATCAGGAGTACCTGAAGAGCGTCGGTCTGGGCAGCCGCTACGGCACCATGGCCCCGAACGCCTCCGGCCTGTCCGACGAGGACATCGCCAATCTCGCCGCCTACATCGCCGACGAGTTCGGTGGTGCCGGCGGCGGTGATGCGGCTGCGGCAGATCAGGGTGGTGACAAGGGCGGCGAGAAGGCCGCTTCGGCTGGCATCGCCCAGGCGGACATCGCCCGTGGCTCCGCGCTGTACTCCTCCTGCGCCATCTGCCACGGCGAACAGGGTGAGGGTGGTCATCTGTTCAGCGCGCCGGCGCTGAAGGGCATGGCGGCATCGCAGGTCGCCTCGCTGCTGAAGGTCTACCGCAAGGGCACCGAAATGGGCCCGAAGTCCTACGCGATGATCCCGCAGGCGACCCATCTGTCTGACGCCGACATCAACAACCTGGCGGCCTATGTGGCCACCATCGGCACGGACGAGGAAGTGCCCCCGAACGTCGAGGGGAACTGA
- the folP gene encoding dihydropteroate synthase translates to MTAGRCPEWRRAGRPWVMGILNATPDSFSDGGRFNSVERAVDAAAAMLDAGADLIDVGGESTRPGATPVSQQEELDRVVPVIEALAERFDCPLSVDTSAPAVMSQAVDAGACLINDVRALTRPGAVEAAVASGASVCVMHMRGEPGDMAERTGYQDVVAEVIDFLAERLRSLEAAGLPLDRTLVDPGFGFAKTFEQNFALLRRLEEFSCLDAPVLVGMSRKRMIGEATGQPVDRRATGSAAAALLAAERGAAVLRVHDVEATRDALAVWSATCPA, encoded by the coding sequence ATGACGGCAGGCCGTTGCCCCGAATGGCGGCGAGCGGGGCGCCCGTGGGTCATGGGCATCCTGAACGCGACGCCGGACTCCTTCTCCGACGGCGGTCGATTCAACAGTGTCGAACGGGCGGTGGATGCCGCCGCGGCCATGCTCGACGCCGGGGCCGACCTGATCGATGTCGGTGGCGAGTCCACCCGCCCGGGGGCCACGCCCGTTTCGCAGCAGGAAGAGCTTGATCGGGTCGTTCCGGTCATCGAAGCGCTTGCCGAACGTTTCGATTGCCCGCTGTCGGTGGATACCAGTGCGCCTGCCGTCATGAGTCAGGCCGTCGACGCCGGCGCCTGCCTGATCAACGACGTTCGCGCCCTGACTCGGCCGGGTGCGGTCGAGGCAGCGGTCGCCAGTGGTGCATCGGTCTGCGTGATGCACATGCGTGGCGAACCCGGCGACATGGCTGAACGCACCGGGTATCAGGACGTCGTTGCCGAGGTGATCGACTTCCTTGCCGAGCGCCTGCGATCCCTGGAGGCTGCCGGCTTGCCCCTTGACCGGACACTGGTGGACCCGGGATTCGGCTTTGCCAAGACCTTCGAGCAGAATTTCGCGCTCCTGCGACGGCTGGAGGAGTTCTCGTGTCTCGACGCGCCGGTATTGGTGGGCATGTCGCGCAAGCGCATGATCGGCGAGGCGACCGGGCAGCCGGTCGACCGGCGGGCGACGGGTAGTGCCGCTGCCGCATTGCTGGCCGCGGAACGCGGTGCCGCGGTGCTGCGCGTTCACGACGTCGAGGCGACGCGCGATGCGCTCGCGGTCTGGTCGGCAACATGCCCAGCTTGA
- the ftsH gene encoding ATP-dependent zinc metalloprotease FtsH — translation MNDLTKNILIWVVIAVVLMTVFNSFDQRATTTSAKPYSQFIQDVKSGRIDSVTIEGKNISGITGSGTRFDTYSPETDNRALVGDLLNNNVKINAKPPEKPSLLMTIFIQWFPFILLIAIWIFFMRQMQGGGGRGAMSFGKSKAKLMSEDQVKVTFNDVAGADEAKEEVVELVDFLKDPGKFQRLGGNIPRGVLMVGPPGTGKTLLAKAVAGEAKVPFFSISGSDFVEMFVGVGASRVRDMFEQAKKHAPCIIFIDEIDAVGRHRGSGMGGGHDEREQTLNQLLVEMDGFEGNEGVIVVAATNRADVLDKALLRPGRFDRQVVVGLPDVRGREQILNVHLRKVPAAKDVEASLIARGTPGFSGADLANLVNEAALFAARANKPEVTMADLERAKDKIIMGAERKSMVMSEDEKKLTAYHEAGHAIVGRLVPEHDPVYKVSIIPRGRALGITMFLPDQDRYSYSRRKLESNISSLFGGRLAEELIFGDEAVTTGASNDIERATELARNMVTKWGMSEKLGTLYYSEDDGDPFMGRQASGGHFSDETKEIIDVEIKDVIDRNYQRCRQILVENMDILHAMAEALMKYETIDSGQIDDLMERRPVREPEDWNERQSGSDSEPPSSGAHVDTTDDEAEGDDQAPEGRDDAPRGDDDRHPDHDPLGGPRGG, via the coding sequence TTGAACGACTTGACCAAGAATATCCTGATCTGGGTGGTGATCGCCGTCGTGCTGATGACGGTGTTCAACAGCTTCGATCAGCGCGCGACCACGACGAGCGCGAAGCCGTATTCCCAGTTCATCCAGGACGTGAAGAGCGGCCGGATCGACTCGGTCACCATCGAGGGCAAGAACATCAGCGGCATCACCGGGTCGGGTACCCGTTTCGACACGTACAGCCCCGAGACCGACAACCGCGCCCTGGTTGGTGATCTGCTGAACAACAACGTCAAGATCAACGCCAAGCCGCCGGAGAAGCCGTCGCTGTTGATGACGATCTTCATCCAGTGGTTCCCCTTCATCCTCCTGATCGCCATCTGGATCTTCTTCATGCGCCAGATGCAGGGCGGTGGTGGCCGCGGCGCCATGAGCTTCGGCAAGTCCAAGGCCAAGCTGATGAGCGAGGACCAGGTCAAGGTCACGTTCAACGATGTCGCCGGCGCCGACGAGGCCAAGGAAGAGGTGGTCGAACTGGTCGACTTCCTCAAGGATCCGGGCAAGTTCCAGCGCCTGGGCGGCAATATCCCGCGCGGCGTGCTGATGGTTGGCCCGCCGGGCACCGGTAAGACCCTGCTCGCCAAGGCCGTCGCCGGCGAGGCCAAGGTGCCGTTCTTCTCCATCTCCGGCTCGGACTTCGTCGAGATGTTCGTTGGCGTGGGCGCATCGCGGGTGCGCGACATGTTCGAGCAGGCCAAGAAGCATGCGCCCTGCATCATCTTCATCGACGAGATCGACGCGGTCGGTCGCCACCGCGGCTCGGGCATGGGCGGCGGTCACGATGAACGCGAGCAGACCCTCAACCAGCTGCTGGTCGAGATGGACGGCTTCGAGGGCAACGAGGGCGTGATCGTGGTCGCGGCCACCAACCGCGCCGACGTGCTCGACAAGGCGCTGCTGCGCCCGGGCCGCTTCGACCGCCAGGTCGTCGTCGGCCTGCCGGACGTGCGCGGCCGCGAGCAGATCCTCAACGTCCATCTGCGCAAGGTGCCGGCGGCCAAGGACGTCGAGGCATCGCTGATCGCCCGTGGCACGCCGGGTTTCTCCGGCGCGGACCTGGCCAACCTGGTCAACGAGGCGGCGCTGTTCGCTGCGCGGGCCAACAAGCCCGAGGTCACCATGGCCGACCTCGAGCGCGCCAAGGACAAGATCATCATGGGCGCCGAGCGCAAGTCCATGGTGATGAGCGAGGACGAGAAGAAGCTCACCGCCTATCACGAGGCGGGGCACGCGATCGTCGGCCGGCTGGTGCCGGAGCACGACCCAGTCTACAAGGTCTCGATCATCCCGCGTGGCCGCGCACTCGGCATCACCATGTTCCTGCCGGACCAGGATCGCTACAGCTATTCGCGCCGCAAGCTCGAATCCAACATCTCGAGCCTGTTCGGCGGCCGGCTTGCCGAGGAGTTGATCTTCGGCGACGAGGCGGTGACAACCGGGGCGTCGAACGACATCGAGCGGGCCACCGAACTGGCGCGCAACATGGTCACCAAGTGGGGCATGTCCGAGAAGCTCGGCACGCTTTACTACTCCGAGGACGACGGCGACCCGTTCATGGGCCGCCAGGCCTCCGGCGGTCACTTCTCCGACGAGACCAAGGAGATCATCGATGTCGAAATCAAGGACGTCATCGACCGCAACTACCAGCGCTGCCGCCAGATCCTGGTCGAGAACATGGACATCCTGCATGCCATGGCCGAGGCGCTGATGAAGTACGAGACCATCGATTCGGGGCAGATCGACGACCTGATGGAGCGCCGGCCGGTGCGTGAGCCGGAGGACTGGAACGAGCGCCAGTCCGGATCGGACAGCGAGCCGCCCAGCTCCGGCGCACACGTCGACACCACGGACGACGAGGCCGAGGGTGACGATCAGGCGCCTGAGGGGCGCGACGACGCTCCGCGGGGCGACGATGACCGGCACCCGGATCACGATCCGTTGGGCGGCCCGAGGGGCGGATGA
- the rlmE gene encoding 23S rRNA (uridine(2552)-2'-O)-methyltransferase RlmE, with protein sequence MARSVSSKRWLAEHFSDEFVQKAQREGWRSRAVYKLIELNERDRFLRPGMRVVDLGAAPGGWTQYAAQVVGSKGHVYALDLLPMDHFADTTVLQGDFTEDEVLEQLEAALGDQEVDLVLSDMAPNMSGLDSVDIPRSMYLAELALDFCDRMLKPKGAFVTKLFQGEGFDEYVKEVRLRFDRVVVRKPKASRPRSREVYLVATGKRVR encoded by the coding sequence ATGGCGCGTTCGGTCAGCAGCAAGCGATGGCTCGCCGAGCATTTCAGCGACGAGTTCGTGCAGAAAGCGCAGCGCGAGGGTTGGCGTTCGCGTGCCGTCTACAAGCTGATCGAGCTCAACGAGCGGGACCGGTTTCTGCGGCCCGGTATGCGGGTGGTCGACCTGGGCGCTGCGCCCGGCGGCTGGACGCAGTACGCCGCCCAAGTGGTCGGTTCCAAGGGGCATGTCTATGCCCTGGACCTGCTGCCGATGGACCATTTTGCCGACACGACGGTGCTGCAGGGCGATTTCACCGAGGACGAGGTGCTTGAGCAACTCGAGGCCGCGCTCGGCGATCAGGAAGTCGACCTTGTGCTTTCCGATATGGCCCCCAACATGAGTGGTCTGGATTCGGTCGACATTCCGCGTTCGATGTATCTCGCGGAGCTCGCGCTGGACTTCTGCGACCGCATGCTCAAGCCGAAGGGCGCCTTTGTCACCAAGCTGTTCCAGGGCGAGGGCTTCGACGAGTACGTCAAGGAGGTGCGCCTGCGCTTTGATCGCGTGGTGGTGCGCAAGCCCAAGGCATCCCGCCCGCGTTCGCGCGAGGTCTATCTGGTGGCAACCGGCAAGCGCGTGAGATAA
- a CDS encoding copper chaperone PCu(A)C, translating into MNKTTTAVRGPINFLLLAATLLAGSVAHAAELEVIDPWVALSPPGAHATAAFMELRNAGEQPVDLVAASVDGFQVVELHRSIEENGMHRMVQQERITVPAGGSVELAPGGYHVMLIGAESELEEGEVLTLELTLGDGSRVSVEAPVKRREQAMGGHGHSHDNGGGHEH; encoded by the coding sequence ATGAACAAGACGACAACGGCCGTGCGCGGTCCGATCAACTTCCTGCTGCTTGCCGCGACCCTGCTGGCCGGCTCCGTTGCTCACGCGGCCGAGTTGGAGGTGATCGACCCCTGGGTGGCGCTCTCGCCGCCGGGAGCGCATGCCACGGCGGCGTTCATGGAGCTGCGCAACGCGGGCGAGCAGCCGGTTGATCTGGTGGCCGCGTCGGTAGACGGCTTTCAGGTCGTCGAACTGCACCGTTCGATCGAGGAGAACGGCATGCATCGCATGGTCCAGCAGGAGCGCATCACCGTCCCGGCCGGCGGCTCGGTTGAGCTGGCCCCGGGCGGCTATCACGTGATGCTGATCGGTGCCGAGAGCGAGCTGGAGGAGGGTGAGGTGCTCACCCTCGAGCTGACGCTGGGCGATGGCAGCCGTGTGTCGGTCGAGGCGCCCGTCAAGCGGCGGGAACAGGCAATGGGCGGTCATGGTCACAGCCACGACAACGGTGGCGGCCACGAGCACTGA